The following are from one region of the Ochotona princeps isolate mOchPri1 chromosome 4, mOchPri1.hap1, whole genome shotgun sequence genome:
- the P2RY2 gene encoding P2Y purinoceptor 2, protein MALANPGPWNSTLNDTWEGNELGYKCRFDEDFKYVLLPVSYGVVCVLGLCLNVVALYIFLCRLKTWNASTTYMFHLAVSDALYAASLPLLVYYYARGDHWPFSTVLCKLVRFLFYTNLYCSILFLTCISLHRCLGVLRPLLSLRWGRAHYARRVAAAVWLLVLACQAPVLYFVTTSTRGDRITCHDTSAPELFGYFMAYSSVMLGLLFAVPFAVILVCYALMARRLLQPAHGTRGGLPRAKRKSVRTIAVVLVVFVICFLPFHVTRTLYYSFRTLDLSCHTLNAINMAYKVTRPLASANSCLDPVLYFLAGQRLVRFARDAKPPTDQSPDPRAHRRLGLRRSNRTDTKRTEEVSASSEDSRQTASTPAGSESSRDIRL, encoded by the coding sequence ATGGCGTTGGCGAACCCGGGCCCCTGGAACAGCACCCTCAatgacacctgggaaggcaacgagCTGGGCTACAAGTGCCGTTTTGACGAGGACTTCAAGTACGTGCTGCTGCCCGTGTCGTACggtgtggtgtgtgtgctgggattgTGTCTGAATGTGGTGGCGCTCTACATCTTCCTGTGCCGTCTCAAGACCTGGAACGCGTCCACCACCTACATGTTCCACCTGGCCGTGTCTGACGCGCTCTACGCAGCCTCCCTGCCGCTGCTCGTCTACTACTACGCTCGCGGCGACCACTGGCCCTTCAGCACGGTGCTCTGCAAGCTGGTGCGCTTCCTCTTCTACACCAACCTGTACTGCAGCATCCTCTTCCTCACCTGCATCAGCCTGCACCGCTGCCTGGGCGTGCTGCGGCCCCTGCTCTCCCTGCGCTGGGGCCGGGCGCACTACGCCCGCCGGGTGGCCGCTGCTGTATGGCTGCTGGTGCTTGCCTGCCAGGCCCCTGTGCTATACTTCGTCACCACCAGCACCCGCGGGGACCGCATCACCTGCCATGACACCTCGGCACCTGAGTTGTTTGGCTACTTCATGGCCTACAGCTCCGTCATGCTGGGCCTGCTCTTTGCCGTGCCCTTCGCCGTCATCCTGGTATGTTACGCTCTCATGGCCCGGCGGCTGCTGCAGCCTGCTCACGGCACCAGGGGAGGCCTGCCACGGGCCAAGCGCAAGTCTGTACGCACCATCGCTGTGGTGCTGGTGGTCTTTGTCATCTGCTTCCTGCCCTTCCATGTCACCCGCACCCTCTACTACTCCTTCCGTACCCTGGACCTCAGCTGCCACACACTCAATGCCATCAACATGGCCTACAAGGTCACTCGGCCTCTAGCCAGTGCCAACAGCTGCCTCGATCCCGTGCTCTACTTCCTGGCTGGGCAAAGGCTCGTCCGCTTTGCCCGAGATGCCAAGCCCCCCACAGACCAGAGCCCAGACCCCCGGGCTCACCGCAGGCTGGGCCTGCGCCGGTCCAACCGGACAGACACCAAGAGGACAGAAGAAGTGTCGGCCAGCAGTGAAGACTCCAGGCAGACGGCATCCACGCCTGCTGGGAgcgagagcagcagggacatccGGCTGTAG